One window from the genome of Leuconostoc suionicum encodes:
- a CDS encoding MFS transporter: MIRLMQNKNQRNNVSVRIAIYLTYIVQGFALIILAQTVQQLSELWDASIAGTTAVVSAIGIGKLIAYPILGELSDHVDRKKLLMMAMLMYLIFFTILPLTKNIFFAVVITTLAGPANAALDSVAYPTLLEMNHGKSSGNVLIKAMISLGEGILPIILVMLINQHIWFGWLFWVATAILIVNLIIMTSINAAGFYTIRASKGGKRVNSKGTWHWNITKILFMIYGFSAMWVMIHFTQWVTRYFHIVQSFSTVSSHVLMSFYSIGSLMGVGTLFLLTNRGWISEKILLMITAIGTIVGLVIVVLSQETISASFGCFIFGFSAAGGALQLGLSQLIASDPKFSGRLTGLYFFFGSIAFFIMPIVTGHFAAQHLQGVMLSLLAVAGLNLFIVVFNFYHSRQVTKQ, from the coding sequence ATGATTCGATTAATGCAAAATAAAAATCAGAGGAATAATGTTAGTGTACGTATTGCTATTTATTTGACCTACATTGTACAGGGATTTGCTTTAATTATTTTAGCGCAGACTGTGCAGCAATTAAGTGAATTGTGGGATGCCTCAATTGCTGGTACAACTGCTGTCGTTTCAGCAATTGGTATTGGAAAGTTAATTGCCTATCCAATTTTGGGAGAATTGTCTGATCACGTTGATAGAAAAAAATTATTAATGATGGCGATGCTCATGTATTTAATATTTTTTACTATTTTACCATTAACAAAGAATATATTTTTCGCCGTTGTCATAACTACGCTGGCAGGACCAGCCAACGCGGCATTAGATTCTGTGGCCTACCCCACATTATTAGAAATGAATCATGGCAAATCTAGTGGGAATGTACTCATTAAAGCAATGATTTCATTGGGTGAGGGGATATTACCGATTATCTTAGTCATGTTGATTAATCAACATATTTGGTTTGGCTGGTTATTTTGGGTTGCCACGGCTATTCTAATAGTAAATTTAATCATCATGACCTCAATTAATGCAGCTGGATTTTACACTATTCGCGCCTCAAAAGGGGGCAAGAGAGTCAACAGTAAGGGTACATGGCATTGGAATATTACAAAAATATTATTTATGATTTATGGCTTCAGTGCAATGTGGGTGATGATTCATTTTACTCAGTGGGTCACGCGATATTTTCACATTGTACAATCTTTTTCAACAGTTAGTTCGCATGTACTAATGTCTTTTTACAGTATTGGCTCACTCATGGGCGTGGGCACTTTGTTCTTATTGACCAACCGTGGATGGATCAGCGAAAAAATATTGTTAATGATTACAGCGATAGGAACAATAGTTGGCTTAGTTATTGTCGTTTTGAGCCAAGAAACAATCAGTGCTAGTTTTGGTTGCTTTATTTTTGGCTTTTCAGCCGCAGGAGGAGCGTTACAGTTGGGACTGAGTCAATTAATAGCCTCAGATCCAAAGTTTTCAGGTCGTTTGACCGGTCTCTATTTTTTCTTTGGTAGCATTGCATTTTTTATTATGCCAATTGTCACTGGGCACTTTGCCGCACAACACTTGCAAGGTGTGATGTTGAGTTTGTTGGCTGTGGCTGGTTTGAATTTGTTTATTGTAGTCTTTAATTTCTATCATTCGCGACAGGTAACGAAACAATAA
- a CDS encoding helix-turn-helix domain-containing protein has protein sequence MEIGNKIKALRKKHGLTQQQFAEKLYISFQSVSNWERHKGHPTTEMMLLIIEKFDLPLDFFIIPPTNSCEDNDEELILLSFLANMHSNREDKPSLKQLEKTSGIAIQKIKKYYPSYDDLFYAVINRIDKDVKIKVETSLSTNDNLTSVFINDMAPMLYEKKEELHLLYTRPYIRNIWITFIKSKYLSLITRYNPKLAADILTTEYLIEMLTSFISVWMSQPDPEPLVDFQNRMKKYLSNL, from the coding sequence ATGGAGATTGGTAATAAAATTAAAGCGCTCCGTAAAAAACACGGACTAACACAACAGCAATTCGCTGAAAAATTATATATTTCATTTCAATCTGTCTCTAATTGGGAACGTCATAAAGGGCACCCCACAACAGAAATGATGCTATTAATTATTGAAAAATTTGATTTGCCTCTGGACTTTTTTATTATTCCACCGACTAATTCGTGTGAAGACAATGATGAAGAGCTAATTTTACTATCTTTCTTAGCCAATATGCATTCAAACAGAGAAGATAAGCCTAGTCTCAAACAACTAGAAAAAACTTCTGGTATCGCTATCCAAAAAATTAAAAAATATTATCCCTCATATGATGATTTATTTTATGCTGTAATCAATCGAATTGACAAAGACGTTAAAATCAAGGTAGAAACAAGCTTGTCAACCAATGACAATCTTACATCAGTTTTCATCAACGACATGGCACCGATGCTCTACGAAAAAAAAGAAGAATTACACCTTTTATATACACGCCCATATATCAGAAATATTTGGATTACATTTATTAAATCTAAATATTTATCACTAATTACACGATATAATCCTAAATTGGCTGCCGATATTCTAACTACAGAATACTTAATTGAAATGCTCACATCGTTTATTTCCGTCTGGATGAGCCAACCTGATCCAGAACCACTGGTTGATTTTCAGAACCGGATGAAAAAGTATCTATCCAACTTATAA
- a CDS encoding helix-turn-helix domain-containing protein, with translation MNAEETITQGEYDIVETEQLQKIYGGDLGEALKYYRQAAGLTARELSRKMNITPAALSNYENNKRRPDLEFVRDVAHQLDLSIDTLLESM, from the coding sequence GTGAATGCTGAAGAAACGATTACTCAAGGCGAGTATGACATTGTAGAAACTGAACAATTACAGAAAATTTATGGTGGTGATTTAGGTGAAGCCCTTAAATACTATAGGCAAGCTGCAGGTTTAACCGCTCGCGAATTATCCCGAAAAATGAATATCACACCAGCGGCTTTGTCTAACTATGAAAATAACAAAAGAAGGCCGGACTTAGAATTCGTTAGAGATGTTGCTCATCAACTAGATTTATCAATTGATACGTTATTAGAAAGTATGTGA